TATCACAAACACTCAGGGATAAGCACAAACATATAGACAAACAGTGGTTCTCAGGTTACTTTGCAAATCCAAATAAACTCACTGCCGCAGTGTGTTGAAAACAATTCCAGAGAGGGGAGAGGAATTGTTTTCGACAGACTAAAAGTTTGTGCTTATCCCTGAGTGTTCGCTATACCTTCTTAATATTTGATGatgtattttattgaattttaattAAATACCATCAAATCAGTTCCTGTACCGTGCCATAGGATTGATTTTCATGTTTGATTTTCTCAGAGCTGGAATGTAGCACTGAAGTATGTGAGTATTCCTGCAACCAAAGTCCTTATACTATTACCTACCTTATTGCCCTATGAGTCTTGCTCTTTTCTCTTTGAGGATATCTTGGAGACTACAATGAATACAGCTTACTGATGTTTAAAACATATGGGtagctgtttccatgcgagccttcaggctcgccggaaacagcagtaaaGAAGTAacggtctatagactgctgctccttaacttgtccgcttcctctgaggctgtggacatcaatccgcccggttgattgacacctcctgctagcggctgattggccgcggatctgcagaactgcttgtgcaatgttaaatgccagctgtcggcaatgttaaatgctgacagcgtatgctgttggcattcagggatgtctgtcggacatgatccactgagcttgataaatcagcccaagGACCTGTGTTAGCTAACAATTTAAGTATTCCATTTTCTGGTTATATGGTGGTtcagtttttattatatatattttcactttGTTTGAATACTATATTGTCACATATTGTACCTAATTGTATTATGACCTTTTactatataatttattattgtaaaggataccaagagaattaaagggacagtcaagtccaaaaaatctttcattattttaatagggaatgtaattttaaataactttccaatttacttttatcttagttgaaagctaaaccttggaggttcatagaccttgaagactggctataatctgaatgcattttgaccactagagggcattagttcatgcgtttcatatagataacattgagctcatgcacgtgaggtTACccaggagtgaacactgattggctaaaatgcaagtctgtcaaaagaactaaaataagggggcagtttgcagaagcatagatacaaggtaatcacagaggtaaaacgtgtatttctataacaatgttggttatggaaaactggggaatggataataaagggcgtatctttctttttaaacaacaaaaattctggtgttgactgtccctttaataaaaatttcataatagaataaaatggaaagttgcttaaaatagctacagtatttctgaatcatgaaagaaaacatttgggtttcatttcccataAACAGTATATTTATGGAGATACTAATTCACAATATAtatctttttgttctctttgtagtgTCCAAATATATCTAAAATATGGCGCAGACAAATCATTCCATGGTATCATTCTTCATCATCACAGGGATCTCAGATGTACCTAAACTGCAGGTTCCAATCTTTCTCCTTGTCCTTCTCATTTATTTCTTCACTCTTGGTGGAAATTTGACCATTCTTTTGCTTGTTTGCTTGGATCGTCAGCTACACACTCCTATGTATTTCTTCTTGGGCAACCTGTCCCTTCTAGATATGTCCTGCACCACCATAAGTCTACATAAGTTACTTCTAAGCTTCATATCTGGAGATAATACTATATCACACCTTGCCTGTATAACACAGGTGTATGAGTTTACATCATTGACAACTGATGAGCTATTGTTATTAACAGCCATGAGTTATGATCGGTATGTGGCTATCTGTAACCCATTACAATATCCAATGGTAATGAGAAATAGAGTTTGTCTTATATTAGCTTTTGCTTGTTGGGTTTTGGGTTTTGTAGAGCTTTCACCTTACCTTGTCTTACTCTTAGACATTTCTTGTTATTCCTCAAATATAATTAATCACTTCTTCTGTGACATTGTTCCAGTAATGACACTCTCATGCAGTGACATCTCAGTTTTGAAAATAGTCATATTTACTGAGGGTATATTAGTTCTGAGTCTCACACCATTTATGCTCACCTTTATCTCTTATGTATTCATTATTGCCACCATATTGAGGATCCGCTCTAGTATTGGAAGACGTAAAGCCTTTTATACATGTTCCTCACATCTTACCATTGTTGTTCTTCTCTATATATCACTCTACTGCCAATACTTACGACCAATATCAAAAGATATGTTAGCATCAAGTAAGCTTTTCTCACTAATTAACACAGCTGCCGTACCTATTTTAAATCCGCTGATATAcagcttaaaaaataaagatgtgaaGTCAGCTCTGAAACGTCTAATAAATAGTAATTCTATTAATTGATTATTTATTCATCAAATATTGTCTTACATATTTTAAGGAGTCTTACTTTTATTGCATTTGTTTATTTGACCCAAAAATTAACCTATTAGCAATAGTGATGTCACCTTGTCACAGTGTGAGTTTTGAGACAATGGCAAGACCATACTGTAGTGGGTCTCGATACCCCAGACTGAGTATACCCGCTAAAGGCAGCTTCCTCCTGCCGAATGCAAATCagtgaacctccactggatacctgccgctattaggATAACAGCCACTGCAAGTTGTTATaactacccccaagaacattagccgagactgaatgcttgaggttcAAAATAGGAAATGCTTTATTGCACaacaaacacagcttttatacatttccaacaaaggggggtagtcaccacatgatcaatagaaacaaatattatacaataagACAAACATCACACAATGGTTAGCTAAACAAGACTCTAATCACATCctaacttacaaaaggacaatgaatgACTCAAACTATAACAGAAAggcacttcacacctagactagatatgcagACACATAACCGCAGGAGGTCCCAACATTAGAGCAGGAGGTTGTAACCAGCTCAAACATTCTAAGTCTGAGtctagggggggggggttggagcagaCAATGCTGGTTTGCCTGTCattttatactccaacaaaacacaggggCCCAAACTCTGTATCAGGGCCctccagttctcagagtctctTGGAATTCGGAGAAatgggtaaacctgaatccagggtaaaaatACTTCAAATGTCCCCTGGGCACCCGCCTCCTAAAACACAGtatcccctcaagttccagggtccatagtcagtggggaggaggctggcctgcagtcctttccaagtacaaaagtaacagagGCTTCCATTACATTTCCCCCCCCCAggggtagactaaccaggtaccagaccTCCCACTAGTATGGGCCTGAGTTAGTCGGATGGCTCAGCCCCAAACTCTCCTCCATTTTTATTGTTGGCCAATACCATTGGGGAGTAAGAATATTTACCCCCTCTCCCTGGAACCTGTTCTGCTGTGGAGAGAGTTTGACTACCTCCTCTACTTGGGATCTGATTTCTTGCTGGGGAGAGTTCTGGCTACATTCTTTCCCTGGAAACTACTCTACCTCTTAGGAGAGAGGTCAGTTACCTCCTCTCAATGGAACTAGCTCTGCTgatggggagagaggttggctacctcctcacCCTGGAACTtaatctgctgctggggagagaagtcaactacctcctctccctggaaaccactctgcagctggggagagaggtcagctaccttctgtccctggaactggctctaccactgtggagagaggtcaaatacctcctctccctggcttcccggagctgctgcaggtgctgggcagaggccagcggtGATCTGCcctgttgccatctcttctgctggaggctcaccggtctgtccctcctaagaggaaaagtctattaaataaTCAATCTCTTGAGCCTAGGGCTGGGGAGATAGGTCAACTACATCCTCTCCTTGGGACCCCAGAGATGTCACAGGTGCAGGGCAGAGGTCATCAGTGTTCTGtcctgttgccagtgcttctgctggtgtggctcccttgtccaagaccataagctttgGGCCAGGCTACTGACCGTGGTCCAGCAGCTCTTGGTAGTTCATTCccggttgccactcctctgaggaaaagtccaataaatTCCTGATTGCTGCACCAAAGCCTTCTGCAGACTCTGAGGCATGCCACTTAATTAGATCTAACAGGCTTTGATATGCCTTTTCTAGCTCTCATTCATGGGCAGCTAGGTAATCAAGATCGTTCCTCAGCCCGGGTACTTCTGTAAGGTTCACCCTCAGCTCTCAgtgttccagtatgtcctcctgaCACCACTCTGTCATACTCCCGCAGTGTGGGTTCGGTGTGAGACTtttaaatagcaatccagggctaCCTAagtcatagccctctgtaggatcatccTACTTCATCTCCAGACACACCTGGTCCGCATACCACTGCAGTGCCTGCTACCCTTCATCGACCTGCATCTCTGTCTGGACTAACCTCTCCAATTCGGTCATCCATTCCTCCTAGGGCTGCTTTCCCAGACACAGCATTCATAGATCCATCTGGtgccagtattgctgctctggagtaggaagTGACTTCCCCTGGTAGCCCTGTTCAAACTGGAGAGCCTCGTACCAGAGTTTCCATAGAACCATATCCTTCCAGTCCAGTCCGCCCTCTGCCAAGACAGGGCCATTGAACTGGGCCAGAGCTGCCTGCAATCTCTACTGGAATTTAGCCTCCCTTTCCATCGAGGTCCCACTGGTGGTTTGGAACTGCTCTgtaaggaggaagcagatcccacAGCTGTCAGACAATTGTAGCGGATCTCGGTACCCCAAACTGAGTATAGCCGCTAATGCCAGCTTCCTCCAGTCAAATGCCAAtcaatgaacctccactggatacttgCCGTTATTAGAATAGTGAccactgcaagttgttatagctacccaaAAACATTAGCCGGGACTGAATGCTTGAggatcaaaataggaactgctttacaaaaaacatagcttttatacatttccacataaacaatagaaacaaatattatacaatgagacaaacctcagacaatggttagttaaacaagactctaatcacatcctgacttacaaaaggacaatggatgactcaaaCAATAACAGACACTTCAGACCTAGACAAGATATGCAGActcataacagcaggaggtcccagctttagagcaggaggttgcaatcagcTCAAAAATGTGGAGCAGGCAATGCTggtttgggctgtcaccttatactccaacaaaacacaggaacccCAACTCTATATCAGGGCCctccagttctcagagtctctgggaattcgggGAAATAGGTAAACCTgcatccagggtaaaagtacttcaAATGTTCCCTTGGCACCCACCTCCCAAAACACAGAATCCCCAGGGTCCATAgttggtggggaggaggctggcctatGTTCCTCTCCAAGTGCAAAAGTACCTGaggctttattgaaggagcagaaatacactactacgaagaagctgaacacattggtaagccaatgacagtagacatatatgtgcagccatcaatcagaagcTAACTCACAGttcatgatcctacctaggtatgcttttcagcaaattataccaacttcatatttcgcacaagctagttattggatgccatattgatagattttctgttctagtggagtcatttaaagggtcatttaactctagctagtttgtaatataatttcacataattttttagcttacctcttggttagacatcacatatctatatgtattttcattcccctttagtttctttctacaatgttaaatcaacatattcctaatggtttccttaaaaggacattccaaaaatatattgtgtattgaattttaaacaatacaaaataatttattaaatattttgaatgtactatttaattaaattcagtctttaaatatactttgaaaaaggtatatcaatgcacatgtcttagacaatgacataaggcatctatgtgcaaccaacaatcagcatcaaaatagcctatgtagctatgtttttaatccaagaatatatatacttaaaagctaatgagagaataaaactaaataagaagttgttttaatattctattagcCATCAAAATacataaagaacatatagcttaatgtccctctaagctgaagacagCGAAATAtagccattagaatatatatttcattcacagtggtgaaaacaatccagaaggtaatctaaatatgctttagtcacatgttatactaagtttgagaaaggaaggtgcataggtttatgatctttcaagcattattgggaaatgtctccttaaagggacatgaactcaaaatatccttaaagggacactgttcaaaaattaattattttggaattctgaaagagcatgcaattttaagcaactttccaatttactcatattatcatttttcctagttctcttgctatcattatttgaaaaagaaggcatctaattgttaagctttttgtttcagtactctggacagcacttttttattggttg
The nucleotide sequence above comes from Bombina bombina isolate aBomBom1 chromosome 7, aBomBom1.pri, whole genome shotgun sequence. Encoded proteins:
- the LOC128636507 gene encoding olfactory receptor 5V1-like; this encodes MAQTNHSMVSFFIITGISDVPKLQVPIFLLVLLIYFFTLGGNLTILLLVCLDRQLHTPMYFFLGNLSLLDMSCTTISLHKLLLSFISGDNTISHLACITQVYEFTSLTTDELLLLTAMSYDRYVAICNPLQYPMVMRNRVCLILAFACWVLGFVELSPYLVLLLDISCYSSNIINHFFCDIVPVMTLSCSDISVLKIVIFTEGILVLSLTPFMLTFISYVFIIATILRIRSSIGRRKAFYTCSSHLTIVVLLYISLYCQYLRPISKDMLASSKLFSLINTAAVPILNPLIYSLKNKDVKSALKRLINSNSIN